The following coding sequences are from one Myxococcales bacterium window:
- a CDS encoding AraC family transcriptional regulator, with amino-acid sequence MSSSIVSVDSSAGSATLYQVDLLTDVITSTRLEGRLLHQTSFHSPWGLHFPCPRSAGFHIVTQGQVWVRSPHLEAPLSLSRGDALLVGRGVAHELASGPEVPAVSLEAFSQQHDAALPPRGARPLSTLVCGVYTFQNEAVHPLFDTLPRFFVLTAEEVPAPSALQAALLLLTAELKNEQPGREIVLHRLTDLLFVALLRHWMAEESVRATLGPSWSRALRDPGLGRALEAMHSEVARDWTLESLAQQAGLSRAAFAARFKSLTGETPFHYLTRLRVQRAVDLMKTNDPSLQELAAHTGYADAFAFSKAFKRMMGASPRAFRKTVERR; translated from the coding sequence ATGTCTTCGAGTATCGTCTCGGTGGATTCTTCTGCCGGTTCTGCAACACTTTACCAAGTGGACCTGCTCACGGACGTGATCACCTCGACCCGGCTCGAGGGGCGTTTGTTGCACCAAACGAGTTTTCATTCGCCGTGGGGCCTCCACTTTCCCTGTCCCCGCAGCGCGGGCTTTCACATCGTCACGCAGGGCCAGGTGTGGGTGCGCTCGCCCCATCTCGAAGCGCCGCTGTCGTTGTCACGGGGCGACGCGCTTTTGGTCGGGCGGGGTGTAGCCCACGAGCTTGCGTCGGGGCCCGAGGTACCGGCCGTGAGCCTCGAGGCGTTTTCGCAGCAGCACGACGCCGCTTTGCCTCCGCGGGGTGCACGCCCGCTTTCCACTTTGGTGTGCGGCGTCTACACCTTTCAAAACGAAGCGGTCCACCCGCTCTTCGATACGCTGCCGCGCTTCTTCGTGCTCACCGCCGAAGAGGTGCCCGCACCGTCTGCGCTTCAAGCGGCGCTCTTGCTGCTCACCGCCGAGCTAAAGAACGAGCAACCGGGTCGCGAGATCGTTTTACACAGGCTGACGGACCTGCTCTTCGTGGCGTTGCTTCGCCACTGGATGGCCGAGGAGAGCGTGCGTGCGACCCTCGGGCCCAGCTGGTCGCGTGCGCTCCGAGATCCGGGGCTCGGCCGGGCCCTCGAGGCCATGCACTCCGAGGTGGCTCGGGACTGGACGTTGGAGAGCCTGGCGCAACAGGCGGGGCTGTCGCGTGCGGCGTTTGCGGCCCGCTTCAAGAGCCTGACGGGCGAAACGCCTTTTCACTACCTCACGCGCCTGCGGGTCCAGCGCGCGGTCGACCTGATGAAGACGAACGATCCTTCCTTGCAAGAGCTTGCCGCGCATACGGGGTACGCTGATGCGTTTGCCTTCTCCAAGGCGTTCAAGCGCATGATGGGCGCCTCACCCCGCGCGTTCCGGAAGACGGTCGAACGACGGTGA
- a CDS encoding GreA/GreB family elongation factor: MDKSFLVEQLRQHLQTSARVAVKATEGAVVGVKTAAGTDNRLRSANLARAQAVRAERSYHETAVLDSFRPKPLPPGSRIALGAIVEVEDGSQGRTFFLAPVGAGTELTGPGGDGFLSVVTPQSPIGRAVMGKREGDEIEVDLQGDAHEWVISFVG; the protein is encoded by the coding sequence ATGGACAAGAGCTTTCTCGTCGAGCAGCTCAGGCAGCACCTGCAGACCTCCGCGCGGGTGGCCGTCAAGGCCACCGAGGGTGCCGTGGTGGGCGTGAAGACCGCCGCTGGCACCGACAACCGGCTGCGCAGCGCCAATTTGGCCCGCGCCCAGGCCGTGCGCGCCGAACGCAGTTACCACGAAACGGCCGTGCTGGATTCGTTTCGCCCCAAGCCCCTGCCCCCGGGCTCGCGGATCGCGCTGGGCGCCATCGTGGAGGTGGAGGACGGGAGCCAGGGGCGAACCTTCTTTTTGGCCCCGGTGGGGGCGGGCACCGAGCTGACCGGGCCAGGCGGAGACGGCTTTCTCTCGGTGGTCACCCCGCAGTCGCCCATCGGGCGTGCCGTGATGGGCAAGCGCGAGGGCGACGAGATCGAGGTTGACCTGCAAGGCGACGCCCACGAGTGGGTGATCAGCTTCGTGGGCTAG
- a CDS encoding DUF2330 domain-containing protein, with protein sequence MRDVRVVVLSHAARRHRRETGGGAEKEGTGALARNLLAASGMSRNWLAVGIFVCAWAAGPSVARACGGFFCASAPIDQSAEEVAFALSPGKVTAHVRISYTGTAERFAWVVPVASVPKLGVGSEALFALLRNRTNPSFQVNWSPEVQSCAAFSFPSAAGAADAGAPVAGNDAPGVMVLSREDVGPYDAAILSATDAEALSKWLTDNGYDQPPAALPAIRHYVDKQMHFVAIKLRQNTGVGEIVPLSLELDEPEGCVPLVLTRIAATPDMPIRIFVVGASRAIPKNWFHVEVNPRQIDWFSGGFNYPALATAAVNEAAGHGFITEFAGAMPPEFAGTLWRLGAYDLASVRAATNARAAIQAVSVLSGSLPQGSSGIVLSLLRQYAPLPADLAPQDTFIYSFPEEHAERLALLTVDGAALAQALETRLVQPLREAQALLDAAPYLTRLFSTVSPDEMNRDPFFTLSPNLPDVSNVHVAEGTGRCEGGRILDGRLALPSGDVIQFVSEISPFGGTPWGVGQGEPSAEHIALTRPNQTPVFLTRAQAAYIDTLLMTKTAEEITSGDLGAAPKDLPTAGGMPDERTGSNLDPGGAGRTPPVVMVNGDGSPADAGCGCRVGGGGASAGASATLMGLALLVAARKRRRGERTTPSAR encoded by the coding sequence ATGCGTGACGTTCGTGTCGTGGTCTTGTCGCATGCGGCGAGACGCCACCGGCGCGAGACGGGCGGAGGGGCCGAAAAAGAGGGAACCGGTGCGTTGGCGCGGAACTTGCTGGCCGCATCGGGCATGTCACGGAACTGGCTCGCGGTGGGAATCTTCGTCTGTGCGTGGGCGGCAGGCCCAAGCGTCGCCCGCGCGTGTGGGGGCTTCTTCTGCGCGAGCGCACCCATAGACCAAAGCGCAGAAGAGGTGGCGTTTGCGCTGTCCCCGGGCAAGGTGACCGCACACGTGCGCATCTCTTACACGGGCACCGCGGAGCGCTTCGCGTGGGTGGTCCCCGTGGCCTCGGTGCCGAAGCTTGGCGTGGGCAGCGAGGCGCTCTTTGCCTTGCTTCGCAACCGTACGAACCCCAGCTTTCAGGTGAACTGGTCCCCCGAGGTTCAGTCCTGCGCCGCCTTTTCCTTTCCCTCCGCGGCAGGGGCAGCGGATGCGGGGGCGCCCGTCGCCGGCAACGATGCGCCGGGCGTGATGGTCCTCTCGCGTGAGGACGTGGGGCCCTACGACGCGGCCATCTTGAGCGCCACCGATGCCGAGGCCCTTTCGAAGTGGCTGACCGACAACGGCTACGACCAGCCCCCCGCGGCCTTGCCCGCCATACGCCATTACGTCGACAAGCAGATGCACTTCGTGGCGATCAAGCTGCGACAGAACACGGGGGTGGGAGAGATCGTGCCCCTGTCGTTGGAGCTCGACGAGCCCGAGGGCTGCGTGCCGCTCGTGCTGACCCGCATTGCCGCCACGCCGGACATGCCCATTCGCATCTTCGTGGTAGGCGCTTCGCGGGCCATTCCGAAAAACTGGTTTCACGTCGAGGTGAACCCTCGTCAGATCGATTGGTTCTCGGGAGGGTTCAACTACCCCGCCCTCGCGACGGCTGCGGTGAACGAGGCGGCCGGCCACGGCTTCATCACGGAGTTCGCAGGCGCCATGCCTCCTGAGTTCGCGGGCACGCTGTGGCGCCTGGGTGCGTACGACCTTGCGTCGGTGCGTGCAGCCACGAACGCGCGCGCGGCCATTCAAGCGGTTTCGGTGCTGTCGGGGTCCTTGCCTCAGGGCTCGAGCGGGATCGTGCTGTCGCTGCTGCGCCAATACGCGCCCTTGCCAGCGGACCTCGCGCCGCAAGACACGTTCATTTACAGCTTTCCTGAAGAGCATGCCGAGCGCCTGGCTCTGCTGACGGTGGACGGGGCCGCGCTGGCGCAGGCCCTCGAGACCCGGCTCGTTCAGCCCCTGCGCGAGGCGCAGGCCCTGCTGGACGCTGCGCCCTACCTCACGCGGCTGTTTTCGACGGTGTCGCCCGACGAGATGAACCGTGACCCCTTTTTCACCCTGAGCCCGAATCTGCCCGACGTGAGCAACGTGCACGTGGCGGAGGGCACGGGCCGCTGCGAAGGGGGGCGCATCCTGGACGGCCGGCTGGCGCTGCCCTCGGGTGACGTCATTCAGTTCGTGAGCGAGATCTCGCCGTTCGGCGGCACGCCGTGGGGCGTGGGTCAGGGCGAACCCAGCGCCGAGCACATCGCGTTGACGCGGCCGAACCAGACGCCCGTTTTCCTCACCCGCGCGCAGGCGGCGTACATCGATACCCTCCTCATGACCAAAACGGCCGAGGAGATCACCAGCGGGGATCTGGGGGCCGCGCCCAAGGACCTTCCCACGGCGGGCGGTATGCCCGACGAACGCACGGGCTCGAACCTGGATCCCGGCGGGGCAGGCAGGACGCCCCCGGTGGTGATGGTCAACGGCGACGGATCACCGGCCGATGCGGGCTGTGGGTGTCGGGTGGGCGGGGGCGGCGCTTCTGCGGGTGCGTCGGCCACGCTGATGGGCCTGGCGCTGCTTGTGGCAGCGCGCAAAAGGCGCCGCGGTGAGCGGACTACGCCTTCGGCCCGTTGA
- a CDS encoding RecQ family ATP-dependent DNA helicase produces the protein MTARPDSPEVILRTVFGLPGFRPGQARAVAAVTEGRDAVVLLPTGGGKSLCFQVPALVARRRGQGTTVVISPLIALMHDQVSALRGLGVAAAAMNSHQDEASRRDTVRSLLAGALDLLYVSPERAALESFRRLLARVPIALLAIDEAHCLSQWGHDFRPEYLRLGELRALVSCPVIALTATATPRVMDEIVTSLHLREPERVRGDFSRPNLRFCVRPLRTDVARLENLVATVRDHLGEGRKAEGRAIIYCSTRKKAESVTKALKSAGIATGYYHAGRTKLARERAQLSFEARRTRVLVATNAFGMGIDYPDVRLVVHFQCPGSLEAYYQEAGRAGRDGKPASCVLYFGPADLVTQRRLQDKTASGTKGALLDAALASIEQYTRAQVCRQVLLCAHFTGSEAHPACGQCDVCSGTAEAEPDRKPHVPAPTLALPEAARAVIVEAVGALARPVGKTNLARALRGSRARPLARLGLMQLAHHGQLRAYDEKAIVAAIDELLAAGTLVRKGVKYPTVWLPGKAVRASAHEPRKDPTTRTRPRRPLYNDFVRSLENYRKRMARKLKWKPYMVFQQRVIAALDEARPASRSALAKIPGLGPSRIERFGADLLDLVRAHERTAPVNGPKA, from the coding sequence ATGACCGCCCGCCCCGATTCCCCCGAAGTCATTCTGCGCACCGTCTTCGGCCTGCCGGGCTTCCGCCCGGGGCAAGCCCGCGCGGTGGCCGCCGTGACGGAGGGGCGCGACGCGGTGGTGCTCTTGCCCACGGGGGGCGGCAAATCTCTGTGTTTCCAGGTCCCTGCCCTGGTGGCGCGCCGGCGCGGGCAAGGCACCACCGTGGTGATCTCGCCGCTCATCGCGCTGATGCACGATCAGGTGAGCGCGCTCAGGGGCCTCGGGGTGGCGGCCGCTGCGATGAACAGCCACCAGGACGAGGCCAGCCGCCGTGACACCGTTCGTAGCCTGCTCGCCGGAGCGCTCGACTTGCTTTACGTCTCGCCGGAGCGGGCGGCGCTCGAGAGCTTCCGACGCCTGCTCGCGCGCGTGCCCATCGCCTTGCTGGCGATCGACGAGGCCCATTGCCTGAGCCAGTGGGGACACGATTTTCGCCCGGAGTATCTGCGGCTCGGCGAGCTGCGCGCGCTCGTGTCCTGCCCCGTGATTGCGCTCACCGCGACGGCCACGCCGCGGGTGATGGACGAGATCGTCACGAGCTTGCACCTGCGCGAGCCCGAGCGGGTACGGGGTGATTTTTCCCGCCCGAACCTGCGTTTTTGCGTGCGTCCCCTGCGCACCGATGTGGCACGGCTCGAAAATCTCGTCGCGACCGTGCGCGATCACCTCGGCGAAGGACGGAAGGCCGAGGGGCGCGCGATCATCTACTGCAGCACGCGCAAAAAAGCCGAAAGCGTCACGAAGGCCCTGAAGTCAGCCGGCATCGCCACCGGCTACTACCACGCCGGGCGCACGAAGCTGGCTCGCGAACGGGCGCAGCTTTCGTTCGAGGCCCGGCGCACGCGGGTGCTCGTGGCCACGAACGCCTTCGGCATGGGCATCGACTATCCGGACGTGCGGCTGGTGGTGCACTTTCAGTGTCCGGGAAGCCTCGAGGCCTACTACCAGGAGGCGGGTCGCGCGGGACGCGACGGCAAGCCCGCAAGCTGTGTGCTCTATTTCGGCCCCGCCGATCTCGTCACGCAACGCCGCCTGCAAGACAAGACGGCCAGCGGCACGAAGGGCGCCCTTCTGGACGCGGCGCTCGCGTCGATCGAGCAGTACACGCGCGCGCAGGTCTGCAGGCAGGTGCTGCTGTGCGCGCACTTCACGGGCAGCGAAGCGCATCCCGCCTGCGGCCAGTGCGACGTGTGTTCCGGAACGGCCGAGGCGGAACCCGACCGCAAGCCGCACGTACCCGCCCCCACCCTCGCGCTTCCCGAAGCGGCGCGCGCCGTGATCGTGGAGGCTGTAGGCGCCCTGGCGCGCCCGGTGGGAAAAACCAACTTGGCCCGCGCGTTGCGGGGCAGCCGCGCGCGACCCCTGGCGCGGCTGGGTCTGATGCAGCTCGCGCACCACGGCCAGCTGCGTGCGTACGACGAAAAAGCCATCGTGGCCGCCATCGACGAGCTGCTCGCGGCCGGCACGCTCGTACGCAAGGGCGTCAAGTACCCCACGGTGTGGCTGCCGGGCAAAGCCGTGCGGGCAAGCGCACACGAGCCGCGCAAGGACCCCACGACCCGGACGCGCCCCCGACGCCCCCTTTACAACGATTTCGTGCGCAGCCTCGAAAACTACCGCAAGCGCATGGCCCGCAAGCTCAAGTGGAAGCCCTATATGGTCTTTCAGCAGCGGGTGATCGCGGCGCTCGACGAAGCGCGCCCGGCCTCCCGTTCGGCGCTGGCGAAGATCCCGGGACTCGGGCCCTCCCGCATCGAGCGCTTCGGGGCCGACCTGCTCGACCTCGTGCGCGCGCACGAACGCACAGCTCCTGTCAACGGGCCGAAGGCGTAG
- a CDS encoding NAD(P)H-binding protein has product MSNAKDILVVGASGTVASNVISALASTGQSVRAGTRNPAKQASQEGVTWVELDIDRPSTVQAAFAGARRAFLLSPPGYANQYPILSQMIAEAKKNELEKVVMMTAMGVDADPSIPFRRAELELEGSGLRYNIVRPTWFMQNFNTFWRHGIVAAHTIALPAADGKVGFVDARDISQTVAGLLLDDTHDNQAFDLTGPEAITHAQAAEILAAATGLPIRYENVSPESFKQTLLQVGLPADYADLLVQLFAGVRAGWANRTTPSVERVTGKPPRSLQTYAHDYKQSWL; this is encoded by the coding sequence ATGAGCAATGCGAAAGACATCTTGGTGGTGGGAGCCAGCGGCACGGTGGCCTCGAACGTCATTTCCGCTCTGGCGAGCACGGGACAGTCCGTTCGGGCCGGAACCCGCAACCCTGCCAAACAAGCCTCCCAAGAGGGCGTCACCTGGGTCGAGCTGGACATCGACCGCCCGTCCACGGTGCAGGCCGCCTTCGCCGGGGCGCGCCGCGCCTTCCTGCTGTCACCACCCGGCTACGCGAACCAGTACCCGATCCTGTCGCAGATGATCGCCGAGGCCAAAAAGAACGAGCTCGAGAAGGTCGTGATGATGACCGCGATGGGGGTCGACGCCGATCCCAGCATCCCGTTCCGGCGCGCCGAGCTCGAGCTCGAGGGCTCGGGCCTTCGCTACAACATCGTTCGCCCCACCTGGTTCATGCAGAACTTCAACACCTTTTGGCGTCACGGCATCGTCGCCGCTCACACCATCGCTCTGCCGGCGGCCGACGGGAAGGTGGGCTTCGTGGACGCGAGAGACATTTCCCAGACCGTGGCGGGCCTGCTGCTGGACGATACGCACGACAACCAGGCCTTCGATCTGACCGGTCCCGAGGCCATCACCCACGCTCAGGCCGCCGAGATCCTCGCGGCCGCCACGGGGCTTCCCATTCGGTACGAAAACGTCTCGCCCGAATCGTTCAAACAAACGCTGCTCCAGGTGGGGCTGCCGGCCGACTACGCCGACCTCTTGGTGCAGCTTTTTGCGGGTGTGCGCGCGGGCTGGGCGAACCGCACCACGCCCAGCGTCGAGCGGGTCACCGGCAAGCCGCCCCGCAGCCTGCAGACGTACGCCCACGACTACAAGCAAAGCTGGCTGTAG
- the katG gene encoding catalase/peroxidase HPI has protein sequence MAPSEKRISAYKVEDWWPNRLDLRVLKENAPKGDPVDESFDYRAAFAKLDLAAVKKDIEKVLTTSQEWWPADWGHYGGLMIRLAWHSAGTYRITDGRGGAASGTIRFAPLNSWPDNANLDKARRLLWPLKQKYGRSLSWADLMVLTGNVALESMGFQTLGFGGGREDVYEPTDINWGPETQWLADERFSDGGKTLARPLGATQMGLIYVNPEGPNGNPDPLAAAHHIRTTFGRMAMNDEETVALIAGGHTLGKAHGAAHAGKYVGREPEGASLEEQGLGWKNSYGKGKGADTITSGLEGAWTFTPVKWSHQYFENLYEFEWELTESPGGAKQWRPKGDIDRMVPDAHDATKRHKPVMFTTDLALKMDPVYGPISKRFYENPKEFEAAFARAWFKLTHRDMGPHVRLLGPEVPKPQLWQDPVPVVDHALVGEADIADLKRRILASGLSTSDLVKTAWASASTYRDTDLRGGANGARLRLAPQKGWEVNQPAELARVLAALEGVQAAFNKKAGRKKISLADLIVLGGVAAIEDAAKRAGVPVKVPFKPGRADATQEMTDVESFAVLEPRADGFRNFVGKEQERPAPELLVEKADLLNLTAPEMTVLVGGLRALGANYDGSKHGVFTSRPGTLTNDYFVNLVDMGVVWQKSAQDDLVYEGKVRDTGAVKWTGTSVDIVFGSNSQLRAIVEVYAADDAKEKFVKDFVAAWNKVMNLDRFDLAPKPSGLVAKR, from the coding sequence ATGGCGCCCAGCGAGAAGCGAATATCTGCCTACAAGGTCGAGGACTGGTGGCCCAACCGCCTCGATCTGCGCGTTCTCAAGGAGAACGCTCCCAAGGGCGATCCTGTCGACGAGTCCTTCGATTATCGGGCAGCGTTCGCCAAGCTCGACTTGGCCGCGGTGAAGAAAGACATCGAGAAGGTCCTCACCACCTCTCAGGAATGGTGGCCGGCCGATTGGGGCCACTATGGTGGTCTCATGATCCGTTTGGCCTGGCACAGCGCCGGCACCTACCGGATCACCGACGGCCGCGGGGGGGCGGCTTCGGGAACCATTCGCTTCGCACCCCTCAACAGCTGGCCCGACAACGCCAACCTCGACAAGGCGCGACGTTTGCTGTGGCCCCTGAAGCAAAAGTACGGGCGCAGCCTCTCGTGGGCTGACTTGATGGTGCTCACGGGCAACGTGGCTCTCGAATCGATGGGCTTTCAAACCCTGGGCTTCGGTGGCGGTCGGGAAGATGTTTACGAGCCCACGGACATCAACTGGGGGCCCGAAACCCAGTGGCTTGCCGATGAACGTTTCTCCGACGGGGGCAAAACCTTGGCGCGTCCTCTCGGTGCCACCCAGATGGGGCTCATCTACGTCAACCCCGAGGGCCCGAACGGCAATCCCGATCCGCTTGCCGCGGCTCACCACATCCGCACCACTTTCGGCCGCATGGCCATGAACGACGAAGAGACGGTGGCCTTGATCGCCGGCGGTCACACCCTGGGCAAGGCACACGGTGCGGCCCACGCGGGGAAGTACGTCGGGCGTGAGCCCGAGGGCGCTTCGCTCGAAGAGCAAGGCCTTGGCTGGAAGAACAGCTACGGCAAGGGAAAGGGCGCCGATACGATCACGAGCGGCCTCGAGGGCGCCTGGACCTTCACACCCGTGAAGTGGTCGCACCAGTACTTCGAGAACCTTTACGAGTTCGAGTGGGAGCTCACCGAGAGCCCCGGCGGGGCCAAGCAGTGGCGTCCCAAGGGCGACATCGACCGGATGGTTCCGGACGCTCACGACGCCACCAAGCGCCACAAGCCCGTGATGTTCACCACGGACCTCGCCCTCAAGATGGACCCCGTCTACGGGCCCATCTCGAAGCGGTTTTACGAAAACCCCAAGGAGTTCGAGGCCGCCTTCGCGCGGGCGTGGTTCAAGCTCACTCACCGCGACATGGGCCCTCACGTGCGCTTGCTCGGGCCCGAAGTGCCCAAGCCTCAGCTGTGGCAGGATCCCGTGCCCGTCGTCGACCATGCCCTCGTGGGTGAGGCTGACATCGCCGACCTCAAGCGGCGCATCCTGGCCTCAGGGCTCTCCACCTCTGACCTCGTGAAGACCGCGTGGGCGTCGGCGTCCACGTACCGCGACACCGACCTGCGCGGAGGCGCGAATGGCGCACGCCTGCGCTTGGCTCCGCAGAAGGGCTGGGAGGTGAACCAGCCCGCTGAACTCGCCCGGGTGCTCGCGGCCCTCGAGGGGGTGCAGGCCGCGTTCAACAAGAAGGCTGGAAGGAAGAAGATCTCCCTCGCGGACCTCATCGTGCTGGGTGGTGTGGCGGCCATCGAGGACGCGGCGAAGCGCGCGGGTGTCCCGGTCAAGGTGCCCTTCAAGCCAGGCCGTGCGGATGCCACCCAGGAGATGACCGACGTGGAATCTTTTGCGGTGCTGGAGCCCCGGGCGGATGGCTTCCGGAACTTCGTGGGCAAGGAGCAGGAACGTCCTGCTCCGGAGCTCCTCGTGGAGAAGGCCGACCTGCTCAACCTCACGGCCCCGGAGATGACGGTGCTCGTGGGTGGTCTGCGCGCGCTGGGCGCGAACTACGACGGCTCGAAGCATGGTGTGTTCACGAGCCGTCCCGGAACGCTCACCAACGATTACTTCGTGAACCTCGTCGACATGGGCGTGGTGTGGCAGAAGTCTGCCCAGGACGACTTGGTCTACGAGGGTAAGGTGCGCGACACGGGCGCCGTCAAATGGACGGGGACCAGCGTGGACATCGTCTTCGGCTCGAACTCCCAACTGCGTGCCATCGTCGAGGTGTATGCCGCCGACGATGCCAAGGAGAAGTTCGTCAAGGATTTCGTGGCGGCCTGGAACAAGGTGATGAACCTCGATCGCTTCGACCTCGCGCCGAAGCCAAGCGGCCTCGTCGCCAAGCGCTGA
- a CDS encoding mechanosensitive ion channel: protein MDVDLDVNKMAQVLYGLSVEYGLRVLGALAILLVGRWMARWVSRVAESALVRAKVDGTLVRFLRNLTYSALLAAVGLAVLSQLGVQTASFLAVLGAAGLAVGLALQGSLSNFAAGVLLILFRPFKVGDFVEAGGTAGTVAEIQLFTTILFGPDNRKFIVPNSQILSATITNFSDIETRRVDMVFGISYQDDIPKAKALLDKLVKEETRILAEPVPVIAVSELGPHGVDLVVRPWVKPDDYWNVRFDFTERVKLAFDQEGISIPFPQRDVHIKSGQSAKLA from the coding sequence ATGGACGTTGATCTCGACGTGAACAAGATGGCGCAGGTTCTGTACGGCCTCTCCGTGGAGTACGGGCTGCGTGTGCTGGGGGCCCTGGCCATCCTGCTGGTCGGCCGTTGGATGGCGCGCTGGGTGTCGCGCGTGGCCGAGAGCGCGCTCGTGCGTGCGAAGGTGGACGGCACTCTCGTGCGCTTCCTGCGCAACCTGACCTATTCGGCGCTCCTGGCGGCGGTGGGGCTGGCCGTGCTGAGCCAGCTTGGCGTTCAGACGGCCTCGTTCCTGGCGGTGCTGGGGGCCGCGGGCCTCGCGGTGGGTCTGGCGCTGCAAGGCTCGCTGTCCAACTTCGCTGCGGGTGTGCTGCTGATCTTGTTCCGTCCGTTCAAAGTCGGTGACTTCGTGGAAGCCGGGGGCACGGCGGGAACCGTGGCCGAAATTCAGCTCTTCACCACGATCTTGTTCGGGCCCGACAACCGCAAGTTCATCGTGCCCAACTCTCAGATCCTCAGCGCCACCATCACCAACTTCAGCGACATCGAAACGCGTCGGGTGGACATGGTCTTCGGGATTTCGTACCAGGACGACATTCCCAAGGCCAAGGCGCTGCTCGACAAGCTCGTCAAAGAGGAGACACGCATCTTGGCCGAGCCGGTACCTGTGATAGCGGTTTCCGAGCTGGGGCCGCACGGTGTGGACCTCGTCGTGCGCCCCTGGGTCAAGCCCGACGACTACTGGAACGTGCGCTTTGACTTCACTGAGAGGGTCAAGTTGGCCTTCGACCAAGAAGGCATCAGCATTCCTTTCCCTCAGCGGGACGTTCACATCAAGTCGGGGCAGAGCGCGAAGCTGGCTTGA
- a CDS encoding DUF1592 domain-containing protein, with the protein MRISSDLRPRTLRAAALTAGMALALLVGCSGSVGPKAASTDEPEPEPEPEPGEPAKPDETPVGPPPDPIKDEAITQPSCGIAAVSPRLRRLSNFELVNSVRDLFGAEVAPTVAAHLVGDNQVSHYDNNEKVQTVLAAEAKGYLRFAEDLAGKLTADVAGLTKCGANDKACLETYLTQIAYRAYRRPLSDSEKARLVGLFNDLADKFDTQTGMSAGLEFVLQAPEFLYKREGVDSKNAFDVATRLSYLLWGSLPDAELFAAAEADKLREPSELEAQTRRMLDDPRARSSVKHFFHQLLLLEEVDQRPKDTALFPSYDESTVKALHAQADRFIEHVAFDEGVKPLELFGAHYNFYDQKLGTLYGKDAKANTFEKKDEDPTRSAGILTSGAVLAGTALSDISSPILRGKLVRERILCTEIAPPSTPVPDLPASDTAETTREIFEQHSKDPACNGCHRYLDPIGFAFENFDAIGRWRDKYPSGANVDATGELAEAGDASGTISGVGELGDKLGASDFVARCMARQMLQFSVGRDLTAQDQCAMDWLAWDLGNGGSASVVSALERIATSALVTGRP; encoded by the coding sequence ATGAGGATCTCATCCGATCTACGCCCCCGGACCCTTCGTGCGGCGGCCCTTACCGCGGGGATGGCGCTTGCCCTCCTCGTGGGCTGCAGCGGATCCGTCGGCCCCAAAGCGGCTTCCACCGACGAGCCCGAGCCCGAACCCGAGCCCGAACCCGGGGAGCCCGCGAAGCCCGACGAGACGCCCGTGGGTCCCCCCCCCGACCCGATCAAGGACGAGGCGATCACCCAGCCCTCCTGCGGCATCGCGGCGGTGTCCCCCCGCCTTCGGCGCTTGAGCAACTTCGAGCTCGTCAACTCGGTTCGGGACCTCTTCGGCGCCGAGGTGGCCCCCACGGTGGCCGCGCACCTCGTGGGCGACAACCAGGTGAGCCACTACGACAACAACGAAAAGGTGCAAACCGTGCTCGCCGCCGAGGCCAAGGGGTATCTGCGGTTTGCGGAGGATCTCGCCGGAAAGCTTACCGCCGATGTTGCTGGGCTCACAAAGTGCGGCGCCAACGACAAAGCCTGCCTCGAGACCTACCTGACCCAGATCGCGTACCGGGCCTACCGGCGGCCCCTCTCGGACAGCGAAAAGGCCCGCCTGGTGGGCCTTTTCAACGATCTCGCGGACAAGTTCGACACGCAAACCGGGATGTCAGCAGGACTCGAGTTCGTGCTGCAAGCGCCCGAGTTTCTCTACAAACGCGAGGGCGTGGACAGCAAAAACGCTTTCGACGTGGCCACGCGGCTGTCCTACTTGCTGTGGGGCAGCTTGCCCGACGCCGAGCTTTTCGCCGCGGCCGAAGCCGACAAGCTCCGCGAGCCCTCCGAGCTCGAAGCGCAAACACGCCGCATGCTGGACGACCCGCGCGCCCGCAGCAGCGTCAAACACTTCTTCCACCAACTGCTCTTGCTCGAAGAGGTGGACCAGCGGCCCAAGGACACCGCGCTCTTCCCCAGTTACGATGAATCCACGGTGAAGGCCCTGCATGCGCAGGCGGATCGCTTCATCGAACACGTCGCGTTCGACGAGGGAGTCAAACCGCTGGAGCTCTTTGGCGCCCACTACAACTTCTACGATCAGAAGCTGGGCACCCTTTACGGCAAGGACGCGAAGGCAAACACCTTCGAGAAAAAAGACGAGGATCCCACCCGCTCGGCCGGCATCCTCACGTCCGGCGCCGTGCTCGCGGGCACGGCTTTGTCGGACATCTCGTCACCGATTCTGCGCGGCAAGCTGGTGCGCGAGCGCATCCTGTGCACCGAGATCGCCCCGCCCTCCACGCCGGTGCCGGACCTTCCCGCCTCGGACACGGCCGAAACCACGCGCGAGATCTTCGAGCAGCACTCGAAGGATCCCGCCTGCAACGGCTGCCACCGCTACCTGGATCCCATCGGTTTTGCCTTCGAGAACTTCGACGCCATCGGGCGCTGGCGCGACAAGTACCCGAGCGGCGCCAACGTGGACGCAACGGGAGAGCTGGCAGAGGCCGGCGACGCCTCAGGTACGATCTCGGGCGTGGGAGAGCTGGGCGACAAGTTGGGGGCCAGTGATTTCGTCGCCCGCTGCATGGCGCGGCAGATGCTGCAGTTTTCCGTGGGTCGCGATCTGACGGCCCAAGACCAATGCGCCATGGACTGGCTGGCCTGGGATCTCGGCAACGGCGGATCGGCAAGCGTGGTCTCGGCGCTCGAGCGCATCGCCACGAGCGCCCTCGTAACTGGACGACCCTGA